The sequence below is a genomic window from Coffea arabica cultivar ET-39 chromosome 8e, Coffea Arabica ET-39 HiFi, whole genome shotgun sequence.
ACACACTCTTTTGCTGCGTCAGAAATGACGGCAAGCCAAGAAGTCTCCTGGGCATTCATTATGGTACGCAGTATTACTAGGGAACTGCATTGTTTAGCTCAATAATAGATAAACATACTAGATTAGATATAGTTTCTTCTAGTAATATATTTTGGCCTCCTTATAAAGGATGCTGCAACTGATAGTATGGAATTTATGTCTAGGAGAGTGAAAATATTGCAAAGAGCAATGGATCTGTGGCGGATTATATACAATACATGAACAATACAAGTAGAGATTCCACCATGACCTCTTTAACATTGTACTTGAGTGGTTTGACACCTGATAATACTATTAAAGAATGATTGAATAGCCGGAGTACGATATACTATGACTTGTGAAAGCTTTTAAATAATGTACTAGAAGTTTTGGTCGGCTTTATTTTATGTGAAGTTCAAGGCAGAAAGCAAGTTTGAGTTCTGGCCAGTGGTAATTGATCTTGGAAAATGCCCCTATCTCCCCCCTTTTCTCTTGCCTATGTGAGCTAGTCAAATACTGAAAGGGTGGCATGAGGTGGAAGGGAAGTTTATTGAACCAAAGTTACTACTAGAGTAACGGATCACAATTCATAAGCATGATTACAGCTCATGGTATGGTACTCTCTCCTGATCAAAGGCAAATGTGGCAACTTTCACCAATAATAAATATAGCTGGTGAGACCCATCCGAAGTGGAAAAGATTTTAGTATCTTCAAAAGTTAATCTGGGATTCCCTTTAGTCAATGTCATATTTCCTTTGTAACCCTTTACttcttgttttaaattttattccaaCATCTAGGAAAAATAGGTAAAGAaaagtagtaaaatttttgaagtttttcttTTACTGCATTGTTAGTGCTAGTCAAGTTTTCTGTTGTCTTGCATATTAGTAGTAATACATTCAGGCTTGAATGAAtggcctatatatatatatatatatatgcaacaCGAGATATTCCGTGGTGGGATGATATATCATCTTGTTATTGTGCAGAAGAGGCATCTCAAGCTTCTACAATGGCAAGTCGAAGTCATTTGCAAGTCTAGCTGATGCTGCTTCTTCAACCTCCTCCATCAAAGACATCGGGAAGCCGGAAAATGCCTACATTAGGAAGCGAAGAAACCAGCTTGCCTGCAGTCTTGCCTGGGACAGCAACAAGAGCAGAAGTTCCCCACTTAGAAGCAACAGTGGTGGAGTGTCAAAAAGAGTTATCAACTCAGGTCGTACCAGTTTGGCTCTTGCAGTCACAATGAGCAGTTCTGGAATCTACCACGCTAAGAATGAAAATGCGAGTCCTGGGCCGAAAGATATGATATCGGCTTCTCCACCTTCCCTTCTTGGAGCTTGTCACCATTCGCAATTCAGAGACTACCACCTGCATAACGGATCATCCTTGGCGGCGCCGCTTCCACGGCAGAACTTCTCTGCCTGGAGATCACTCTCCTTGGCTGATTTACAGCAATGTGTTTCCATTACAGCTGCGTGTACATCTTCTAGTACAAGTCGGTTAGATATAAAGCCCTCTAAGACATAGTTTTCACATGAGACTCGTTAATTTCTTGTTAACCAAGAAGAGCTCCAGGAGAAGCCATATTGATCAGTAGACTTGTAAATCTGCTCCTTCCCTCACTTCTTTATTTATTGGAGATCCGGTCTTTCTCTGAGGGATCTCTTCAAGCCTGCATTCCCCAACAGTTTGCTTTTAACCTGTAAATCTTACAGGTTGGGAGCACATTGACACACGAAAGCCCAAAATAGTCTAATTACTGGGCGAACAAAGGACTGCTGCGTCTCAAGTCAATATTTCTGAAACCCTTCAATGCATCTCAAGTGCAAATTCACACCATACAACAGGATTTTGCTTCAAAGACGATAATACAAGGCACACGTCTAATTATTGATTAAGAAGCCGTTTAAGGGTGCACAAGTGCTAGAGAGGCAGAGAGATGAAACGATTGTATTACCAAATATTACAAGATGATGTACACTGTACAGAGCTCAAAAGGCTAATCTTTTGAGAAGATAAATATTGTGATTCAAGCAGATGTTATCTATCCCATATACAAATCATCCACTTCCTAAATAAAAGTGTGACCTATCTAGATTCTGGGGATTTCACCCCTAATGAATCCccataaactaagaaaaagaaatttctcTTTTCCTGCCGATAATTATAGCAGCATCGAGAAACTACAGACTGGCCTTGGAAAACAACACTACATTGTATTAACCCTGAGCCCAATGATgatcaagaaaagaaatatgCTCAGGATGCAAAGCTGGTCCAGTATCTCCTGAACTGAGCTCAATTCTTTCAGCTGAACCACTTGATAGCATCAAGGCAAGGTATTTACATTTACGTTCTTGACCAGGAACTGTGCAGAAGGATATTCTGACAAAAACTTGGGGAGCTCCACATCTGATGGATCTACTGGCGGAAGTGCCATATAAATATCCTCCGTTGAGAACGGAATGCTGCAAAAGATTTACGATATGTTAAGGCGAAGAAAACTCTCTTAACTGATTCAGTGATGATTTATGTGTGATGGACAAAATGACATACACAGGATGTAATGGCAGTACATTTACAGCATCCAAGGTTAGTAACATACAGCTTGCGATGCACAGGACTCAGAAGCATAGCATTTGCTATTTGTTAAAATATTGGTCCTCTAAGTTTCATCTAAGGCCATGAACCAACAAATGCAGACAAAAGGTAACACGGAAGCTTTAACAAAAAGCAACTCAGTGACATCAGCTAAGAGCACACATACAAAAGTTAaggaaaattatatatttatttatatgtaCAGGATGAATATCTAATACATGCAATGCAGAAACTAACAAATGGATGAACAGAATAGACTCCAAATATTGTAACTACAGTAGGAAATATAGAATTTCAAAACGACAACCAAGATAGAAAGTTGCAAACACAATCCTGTATTAACATTCTCTGCAAGAACACAATACTGAACTACCACAGAATTGACAGGTGATTACCTTAGATCATCATCCAACAAGAATGAATTTGATGTCAAATTTTGAGAATCTTTATTTAGGGTCTCTCTCATCTGAGCAACAACCTGCAAATTAAATTTCTCCAAAAACTCAGAGGAGTACTTAATTAGACTAAAGAGGTTGAAAACAAGAAACTTACCTCATTTGACACACTTTGAGTCCCATACTTGTCATCCCAGTACATTGTACTTATGCGATAGATTTGCCTGATCGTCAATGCCTGAAAGAACAAGGTAAGAGTCATGAAAGGAGATATTGGACTAAAAGGAGTACATGTCTAGTAAGACACTATAGAAGATATTACCGGACAAAGATCCTGCATTATCTCATCTAATGATTTTTTTCTCTTCTGATGAATCAcctacaataaataaataatcgaGTAAAAGGTTGGGTAGAATAAAACAGAGTATAATTATATTTCAGAAGCAGTATGTTTCATACCAGAAAGCCAACAGCCTGTCTAATGTAATTTAGTTCATGCCAAGAAGTTCCTGCAAACTAGATTTGGTAATAATGTTTCAGGCCTGGATGAGTATGAGAAACAAATTCTGCACACAATGTCAATAAATCAACAAAACAATTTTAGAACCTCCTCTTTTGCAGTCACTATCCATTTCTCCAGTTCAGCCAGACCAGATTTAACATATTCTCCATTTGAAAAAGTGCAACACTCTCGTCGAAGCAATAGGCTGCAAATTAAAATTAGGCAATCTAAGTGATTGGAACACTTGGACAACTAGAAGGCTATGAATCATTATATACATACCTGTTAAAAAGTGATATATTGATGAAAGAGAAAACTTGAGTAATGAGCTTGCGGATGAAAAATGAAGGTACCTGCAGGAAAATAAAACATAAGTTT
It includes:
- the LOC113703888 gene encoding protein OXIDATIVE STRESS 3 LIKE 1, which encodes MVLGEKGSLSLMNKGGVKSSAYVHGMSCISTIDSPEICNEDGRCLVEEKVVGKETKREDFEAMKTCCSSSSTSSIGKNSDVSGRSVENPGDSAEVQSSYKGPLDAMEALEEVLPIRRGISSFYNGKSKSFASLADAASSTSSIKDIGKPENAYIRKRRNQLACSLAWDSNKSRSSPLRSNSGGVSKRVINSGRTSLALAVTMSSSGIYHAKNENASPGPKDMISASPPSLLGACHHSQFRDYHLHNGSSLAAPLPRQNFSAWRSLSLADLQQCVSITAACTSSSTSRLDIKPSKT